The region GACATAATTATTATTACATGGGAGGCCAGTTCGCATGTTTTTATAGATTCCAGAATGCTATAAGGGACTAATCTGACCAACATGTAGGTGGGGcctaggtccaaattttgcaccgggtcccatcggactctagttacactATTGGCTGCTTATATTCCATGTATTAATTGTTTGCATGTATCTTGGTGTAGTTCACACAGGAAGAAAGGTAATCCTAGAATATTCCTCCTTCCTACTTGTCATCCATATGGAGAGCTACATTAATGGTGCCTGGGATCCACAAGTGGTTGGTGATCCCTCCTGGAGTTAATTATTCTTCTGCTCTCCATTCCTATGGTAACCCACAGTGGGTCTTGTATTTGTAGGCTGCACCATCCTTGTGACCACTGCCCATACCTGCAAAGGCCACAGGAAAATATTGATGTCTCCACTAATCCCGCGGGGTGACGACATTGCCTCAGGGCCCCCAGTGGTGAAGGATAACAGGGCTTTCTTATtcttaaaacaataaaaataagttAAGTTAAATCACAAATTAATtaacgttccccccccccccccccccacagaatcTGATATTACAGCTGTAAGAAGAGATCACAGAATGCAAATCCATAAAATCTGGCATCTGATAATCCAGAATATCTAATATTCAACATAAGGCCCAATCCAtcaaagtcacttttctttttttctatctTGTGAAACGCGCTGACTTtaattttgcaccaaattctttatAAAATGCCCATGcagttcatgaattttgtgcaaaacgattttttttaatcattttttagcATCTTTTTTTTTAGCACCAAAAGTTGCAAATCCTTTAAAAAAAGTAGTATTTTTGTCTAAAAGAAAAAGcatcaaatgaaaaaaaacaaaaagacaaaaaaaacataagatctggataagcaaagttgtcaaggaaacatatatgtgtgtgtgtgtgtgtgtgtgtgtgtgtgtgtgtgtgtgtgtgtgtgtgtgtgtgtgtgttgcaaaaCGTATAGAGAATCATGCGTAAATAATaaagtccccccccaaaaaaaaaaaataaattactccagaaaagtggagaaacaacaatgatgaattggggccaaaaTGTGGaaatcttctttgattgacagctccggACTCACAGAAGCCACAGGAGGTCGGAGGTAAGTGGAaaataagtaggtgggaaggtgaacTGCTCGGCCAAGCCCAAGGTGCACGGTACAGCTAATTAGCATACATGATTATAGAACAATTTCTGGCAAATGTGGGGACGAATTTGGACACCAAGACGAGACTGGATGAATTTGGACTCATCAATGTCTTAGAACCATTTTTACAGTGACTTATGATTGAGCTTAATACATTAATTCTCGCTTTTTTTTTGTTAAGTTAACCACTTGGTTTTGTCTGGTAAATAGGGGcctaaaagtactttttttttttttttttaattaggactatgccccctacaaggttttGTGCTTGGTTTGCACAGTCATTTTGTGTCGACACATTCCCTTTATGGGGATACGGACTTTCACAGTATATAGCAGATGTATTTTGTATATGTGCAACTCTTGTGTATCACGGCTCAGATATAAAAGTCAATGAGGTTGGTTTACCTTTAATGTTCCTCCAGAATACATTGTCTGATAGCTGTAGGCAAATCCCATGGAGAGGACTCGCTCCACCCAACCCTTCATTATGGCGGGCATGCTGTACCAGTACAAGGGGAACTGGGGAGGAAAAAATATAAAGTCACTTTGAATTTAAGGCAAAGCCAGCCCCCTTCTGTCTCTGCAACAGCTATGATGTAGACCCCAACATACAAAAAAAAGAATGCTAATGTCATGTACCACCCTTTAGATCATATATAATAGACATAACACATGGATTTAAAGGTGATTTGTgcaatctagattttttttttgctatttttatttaTAAAAGGTCCCTCTTGGTAACAAAGGTTGCAGCCTCTGAACTCAAATTTTGGGTTTAGATAATTATTTTATTACACTTACCTGAAAGATCACAAGATCAGCTTTCTCCACCTTCTTCTGCTCTTCCTTTATGTCACTGGCGAGGCGTCCCTCCTGCCACGCAATCAGCATCTCTGCGCCATATTTGAAATTATTCGGCTCCTTGGGGCTACCTGTATTATAGCAGGATTGGTTATAAATGGCCTATATCACATTACTGCAGAAATATATGATTAGTAAGAGTACCCGCCAATCTGTGGCTCTCTAGCTATTgtagaactacaattcccagcatgccagcTGGAGAGCCTCTAGTTTTCTATAAAGCCCAGTCTTGGGATCTGGGAATTAGCTTCAATTCCCAAGATTACCTATGTACACCAGTGGCAATGTTTCTGGAACACACATTACTTTTACTTATACTAGATAATCCCTTTAAAGAGGAGCGACCACTTGCCATAAATGTGCAATTTTTTTACCTAGTGtatatgccgctgttctcctgaatccggcgctgtttttctGTTGTTCCTGcgactctccgttcctgagatatggccccttcttctcTGTATATAAATCTTGGCTTGTTAGCTAAGTGGGCGTGGTTCTGAACAACACACCCACAAGGAAGAATTGGTAACCACGCCCACTTCGATAAAAGTACTTGATTTATCTTCAGGGAAGCAGGGGCCATATTTCAGGAACAGAGGGTCGTATGAAGAAAAGGAAAACAactccggattcaggagaactgTTTAATTTAGACAAtgtaagaaaattacatatttatagCAAGTGACAGACCCCCTTTAAGAACTGATAAGTTTTACCTGTGATATCATCTCGTGACAGGACAGAGTGAAACTTCATCTCATAAAGATCAGACACAAGGACCGTCCATCCATTCTTCTCTAGAGCTGCCTTAGTTGCTTCTTTCATGGCATAGTTAAAAGATGACCGTTCCTGGTGAGCTAATACAATCAGTGCAGTTTTTCCTATAAATAGCAGAATACATAAATAAGTCATTTTGTAAGTTTTGACTCCCCTTCCAAGCCACTCATTTGGTCACATATTTGGAATCACTAATATGTTGCCAATTGCCTAGTAACAATATATTAGGGAATTGCAGTTTGAGCAATTCTCTTATACATAACATAAAATGATCTCAAGGtgaaagttattaaaaaaaataaaaacaacgaaGTGCAGAATGTATAGCTGTTAACCCCGCGATAACATCCTGGATACGTTTAGTATGCATAATTACTAACCATAGACTAACACATTAAATCATACCAATAGGAATTGCAGACAGTATTGGCCATTGGGACAAGCAGATTGGACTGGTTTTACCCCAAAACATCCGATCTTATTGGCCTTGTGTGATAAGCGGCGCCTGAAATGCCCATTTCATGCTTATCTCATTTTTACCCTAGAAAGCAATGTTTATGGATATTATGCAACCATTGTTGCTGCCCTTGGATGTCAATGTCATTCGCCTTGAAGGCTGACAATAGTAAAGCATTTTTCCCTGGGAGGgtcgaacaaaaaaaaaaatcacttgaatGGAGTGGAGCAATTATTTTTTATCTTCAATGACTATTATCACGACATTCTAATTTCTTCCAAATGGGAGGAACCCATAAAATATTTTACCTGccatatgttttattatttttatgtgacAGGCTGTAGCTATCACTTTTCCATGctctacactgcagctctgcccttTTACATGATCTGCAATGTATAAATGCAAGTGGAGACACCAAGACAGCGAATGCAAATATCTGTAGTACTTGAAGGATCTCTCCAGATCCCTCGAGATGTAAGGACCATGGGCAATTAGCAATTCTTTCGGAAACTGGCAAAAATGGGCAGAGCAGCTCTTAAAGGACCCCTTGGATGTTACATTTTACACTTTATATCATAAAAAAGAGCAAGGTGCCCCCTCCTGGGGGACACACCGGAGACTCACCTGACATGGCGTCCTTTTACTGTCCTCGTCTAAACCAGAAGAGAAGGATTCACCTTTGCTCAGTTGATGTCGCCTTATTGACGTGCGCACTAGAACTGCAGATCATTGGGAGAAACCGGTGACTTTATAGAGTAGGTGGACTGACTTGTCGTGCCGGAGGAGCTGTCAccgtgaggctggggtcacactcagcgtagggaaatacggtctgttttttacaggcgtaatacgcagaaatgttcccttaacagtgatccgtatgtcatccgtaggcagggtgtggctgcgtattttacacgtcatcctccgtatgtaatccgtatggcatccgtactgcgtttttttctcgcaaccttgcaaaatggacatttcgtggatccatgggctcaaatattcgtgaaaacatatatacagtctatatatgtatatacaaaggaatggagcacactcagcaaatcaggtggtgcaggctgtacttgggaagaacccaataccagtcaaataagcgagaaaacagccgcactgtatatatactagatggtagcccgattctaacgcgtcgggtattctaaaatatgcatgcccacgtagtatattgcccggtcacgtagtatattgcccagtcacgtagtatattgcccagccacgtagtatattgcccaaccacatagtatattgcccagtcacgtagtatattgcccaaccacgtagtatattgcccagtcacgtagtatattgcccaaccacatagtatattgcccagtcacgtagtatattgcccagtcacgcagtatattgcccagtcacgcagtatattgcccagtcacgtagtatattgcccagccacgtagtatattgcccagtgacgtagtatattgcccaaccacgtagtatattgcccagtcacgtagtatattgcccagtcacgtagtatattgcccagccacgtagtatattgcccaaccacgtagtatattgcccagtcacatagtatattgcccagccacgtagtatattgcccagtgacgtagtatattgcccaaccacgtagtatattgcccagtcacgtagtatattgcccagccacgtagtatattgcccagttacgtagtatattgcccagagacgtagtatattgcccagccacgtagtttattgcccagccatgtagtttattgcccagccacgtagtatattgcccagccacgtagtatattgtcaagttacgtagtatattgcccagccacgtagtatattgcccaaccacgtagtatattgcccagtcacatagtatattgcccagccacgtagtatattgcccagtgacgtagtatattgcccaaccacgtagtatattgcccagacacgtagtatattgcccagccacgtagtatattgcccagttacgtagtatattgcccagagacgtagtatattgcccagccacgtagtttattgcccagccacgtagtatattgcccagccacgtagtatattgcccagccacgtagtatattgtccagttacgtagtatatagcccagtgacgtagtatacatcacagagccacgtagtatattgcccagccacatagtatattggccagtcacgtagtatattgcccagctacgtagtatattgcccagccacgtatgtcgcaggttaaaaaataaacatatactcactgaGTACTCATActgcgagggccccttgtagtcctgttgcctgtgtgcggtgcacgcggcagcttccggtcccagggtcggtatgagcgcaggacctgtgatgacgtcgcggtcacatgaccgtgacgtcatggcaggtccttctcacgcaggcgcgcagtacctgtgatgacgtcgcggtcacgtgaccatgatgtcatggcaggtccttttcacataccatccttgccaccggaacctgccgcttgcatggagcggtcaccggagcatcgcgagtagcgggaaaggcggtggaaggtgagtatataatgattttttattattattatttttaacattagatcgttttactattgatgctgcataggctgcatcaatagtaaaaacttgttcacacagggttaatagcagaggttacggagtgcgttacccgcagcataacgcggtccgttaccgctggcatcaaccctgtgtgagcggtgactggagggaagtatgcgggcgccgggcactgattgcaggggagtagggagggactaatcggactgtgcccgtcgctgattggtcgcagcagccatgagaggcagctggcaagaccaatcagtgacgcgggatttccgtgacggaagttgccgacagaaagacggaagtaccccttagacaattatatatatagatatatatatatctatatacatataatgtgagtgagacacacacatatatattatacttcatacagcgctagatagcagaaaagcttgtaattcaattgccggcttttgccatctcctgtcatgattctcaatggcgagagaacatagcccagcatatatgagaactagctcttggaagatggaaactatactgaccatgaactaaacctgccgcacaactagaagtggccgggtagcatgcctacgttttttaaccctagatgcccagcgccagccggagaactacctaatcctagcagaggaaaagacagtcctggctcacctctagagaaattttcccaaaaggcagacagaggcccccacatatattggcggtgattttagatgaaatgacaaacgtagtatgaaaataggtttagcaaaatcgaggtccgctttctagatagcaggaagacagaaaggacactttcatggtcagcagaaaaccctatcaaaacaccatccagaaattcctttaagactctagcattaactcataacaccagagtggcaatttccgatcacaagagctttccagacacagtaacgaaacagcagctgtgaacaggaacaaaatgcaaaaacacacaaggacaaaagtccaacttagctgggagttgtctagtagcaggaacaagcacagaaggcttctgattacattgttgaccggcaagaaactgacagaggagcaaggttatatagcgactcccacatcctgataggagcaggtgaacagaggggatgatgcacacaagttcaattccacaagtggccaccgggggagcccagaatccaatttcacaacagtacccccccctcaaggagggggcaccgaaccctcaccagaaccaccagggcgatcaggatgagccctatgaaaggcacggacaagatcggaggcatgaacatcagaggcagtgacccaagaattatcctcctgaccgtatcccttccatttgaccagatactggagtctccgtctggaaacacgagagtctaagatcttttccacaacgtactccaactcaccctcaaccaacaccggagcaggaggctcaacggaaggcacaaccggtacctcatacctgcgcaacaatgaccgatgaaaaacattatgaatcgaaaaggatgcagggaggtccaaacggaaggacacagggttaagaatctccaatatcttgtacgggccgatgaaccgaggcttaaacttaggagaagaaaccctcatagggacaaaacgagaagacaaccacaccaagtccccaacacaaagccgaggaccaacacgacgacggcggttggcaaaaagctgagtcttctcctgggacaacttcaaattgtccaccacctgcccccaaatctgatgcaacctctccaccacagcatccactccaggacaatccgaagattccacttgaccggaggaaaatcgaggatgaaaccccaaattacagaaaaacggggacaccaaggtggcagagctggcccgattattgagggcgaactccgccaaaggcaaaaaagcaacccaatcatcctgatccgcagacacaaaacacctcaaatatgtctccaaggtctgattagtccgctcggtctggccattagtctgaggatggaaagcagacgaaaaagacaaatctatgcccatcctagcacagaatgcccgccaaaatctagacacgaattgggtccctctgtcagaaacgatattctcaggaataccatgcaaacgaacaacattttgaaaaaacagaggaaccaactcggaagaagaaggcaacttaggcaagggaaccagatggaccatcttagagaaacggtcacacaccacccagatgacagacatcttctgagaaacaggcagatccgaaataaaatccatcgagatgtgcgtccaaggcctcttcgggataggcaagggcaacaacgatccactagcccgagaacaacaaggcttggcccgagcacaaacgtcacaagactgcacaaagcctcgcacatctcgtgacagggaaggccaccagaaggaccttgccaccaaatccctggtaccaaagattccaggatgacctgccaatgcagaagaatgaacctcagagatgactctactggtccaatcatcaggaacaaacagtctaccaggtgggcaacgatcaggtctatccgcctgaaactcctgcaaggcccgccgcaggtctggagaaacggcagacaatatcactccatctttaaggatacctgtgggctcagaattaccaggggagtcaggctcaaaactcctagaaagggcatccgccttaacattcttagaacccggtaggtacgacaccacaaaattaaaccgagagaaaaacaacgaccagcgcgcctgtctaggattcaggcgcctggcagactcaaggtaaattaaatttttgtggtcagtcaataccaccacctgatgtctggccccctcaagccagtgacgccactcctcaaaagcccacttcatggccaaaagctcccgattcccaatatcataattccgctcggcgggcgaaaatttacgggaaaaaaaagcacaaggtctcatcacggagcagtcggaacttctctgcgacaacaccgccccagctccgatttcagaagcgtcgacctcaacctgaaaaggaagagcaacatcaggctgacgcaacactggggcggaagaaaagcggcgcttgagctcccgaaaggcctccacagcatcaggggaccaatcagcaacatcagcacccttcttagtcaaatcagtcaatggttttacaacatcagaaaaaccagcaataaatcgacgataaaagttagcaaagcccaaaaatttctgaagactcttaagagaagagggttgcgtccaatcaccaatagcctgaaccttgacaggatccatctcgatggaagagggggaaaaaatgtatcccaagaaagaaatcttttgaaccccaaaaacacacttagaacccttcacacacaaggaattagaccgcaaaacctgaaaaaccctcctgacctgctggacatgagagtcccagtcatccgaaaaaatcagaatatcatccagatacacaatcataaatttatccaaataatcgcggaaaatgtcatgcataaaggactggaagactgaaggggcatttgaaagaccaaaaggcatcaccaaatactcaaaatggccctcgggcgtattaaatgcggttttccactcatccccctgcttgattcgcaccaaattatacgccccacggagatcaatcttagagaaccacttggccccctttatacgagcaaacaaatcagtaagcagtggtaacggatattgatatttaaccgtgattttattcaaaagtcgataatcaatacacggcctcaaagagccgtctttcttagacacaaagaaaaaaccggctcctaagggagatgacgaaggacgaatatgtcccttttccaaggactcctttatatattctcgcatagcagcgtgttcaggcacagacagattaaataaacgacccttagggtatttactacccggaatcaagtctatggcacaatcgcactcccggtgcggaggtagtgaaccaaccttgggttcttcaaaaacgtcacgaaagtcagacaagaattcaggaatctcagagggaatagatgatgaaatggaaaccaaaggtacgtccccatgagttcctttacatccccagcttaacacagacatagctctccagtcgaggactgggttatgagattgcagccatggcaatcccagcaccaaaacatcatgtagattatacagcaccagaaagcgaataacctcctggtgatccggattaacacgcatagtcacttgtgtccagtattgtggtttattactagccaatggggtggagtcaatccctttcagaggtatcggagcctccagtggctccaaatcatacccacagcgtttggcaaaggaccaatccataagactcaaagcagcgccagagtcgacataggcgtccgcggtaatagatgacaaagaacaaatcagggtcacagatagaataaacttagactgtaaagtgctaattgaaacagacttgtcaggcttcttagtacgcttaaagcatgctgatataacatgagttgaatcaccacaatagaagcacaacccattttttcgtctaaaattctgccgctcgcatctggacagaattctatcacattgcatattttctggcgttttctcagtagacaccgccaaatggtgcacaggtttgcgctcccgcagacgcctatcgatctgaatagccatcgtcatggactcattcagactcgcaggcacagggaaccccaccataacatccttaatggcatcagagagaccttctctgaaaatcgccgccagggcgcactcattccactgagtaagcacagaccatttgcggaatttttggcagtatatttcagcttcatcttgcccctgagacaaggacatcaaggccttttccgcctgaagctctaaatgaggttcctcataaagcaaccccaaggccagaaaaaacgcatccacattgagcaacgcaggatcccctggtgccaatgcaaaagcccagtcttgagggtcgccccggagcaaggaaattacaatcctgacctgctgtacagggtctccggcagagcgagacttcagggacaaaaacaatttgcaattatttttaaaattttgaaagtgagatctattccccgagaagaattcaggcaaaggaattctaggctcagacataggtgcatgaacaacaaaatcttgcaaattttgtacctttgtggcgagattattcaaacctgtagctacactctgaagatccatttgaaacaggtgaacacagagccattcaaggattagaaggagagaaagagaggaaggctgcagtataggcagactagcaagagattcaattaagagcacactcagaactagaggaaaaaaaaaaaaaaattgtagcagacttcttttttctctcctttctcagccagtaatttaacccttttttgggccggtcaaactgtcatgattctcaatggcgagagaacatagcccagcatatatgagaactagctcttggaagatggaaactatactgaccatgaactaaacctgccgcacaactagaagtggccgggtagcatgcctacgttttttaaccctagatgcccagcgccagccggagaactacctaatcctagcagaggaaaagacagtcctggctcacctctagagaaattttcccaaaaggcagacagaggcccccacatatattggcggtgattttagattaaatgacaaacgtagtatgaaaatcaaaacaccatccagaaattcctttaagactctagcattaactcataacaccagagtggcaatttccgatcacaagagctttccagacacagtaacgaaacagcagctgtgaacaggaacaaaatgcaaaaacacacaaggacaaaagtccaacttagctgggagttgtctagtagcaggaacaagcacagaaggcttctgattacattgttgaccggcaagaaactgacagaggagcaaggttatatagcgactcccacatcctgataggagcaggtgaacagaggggatgatgcacacaagttcaattccacaagtggccaccgggggagcccagaatccaatttcacaacaatctccttatcaaacccgacaggatatgagatctggtttacatacagtaaaccatttcatatcccttattttttttacatattcctcactactaatgttagaagtgtctgtgcgcAAAATTTGATGGCTCTAGCTGTCAAAATTAAGGGTTAAAATACGGAAAAAAAataacgtgggctcccgcgcaattttctccgccagagtgggaaagccagtgactgagggcagataataaccccttaagccccgagggtggtttgcacgttaatgaccgggccaatttgtacaattctgaccactgtccctttatgaggttataactctggaacgcttcaacagatcttggcgattctgacaatgttttctcgtgaaatattgtacttcatgatagtggtaaaatttcttcgatataacttgcgtttatttgtaaaaaaaaaatggaaatttggcgaaaattttgaaaattttgcaattttccaactttgaatttttatgcccttaaatcacagagatatgtgacagaaaatacttaataagtaacatttcccacatgtctacttcacatcagcacaattttggaaccaattgttttttttttattagggagttataagggttaatagttgaccagcaatttctcatttttacaacaccattttttttagggaccacatctcatttgaagtcattttgaggggtctatatgatagaaaatacccaagtgtggcaccattctaaaaactgcacctctcaaggtactggtacttaaaaccacattcaagaagtttattaacccttcaggtgtttcacaggaatttttggaatgtttaaataaaaatgaacatttaacttttttcacacaaaatttatttcagctccaatttgttttatttta is a window of Ranitomeya variabilis isolate aRanVar5 chromosome 2, aRanVar5.hap1, whole genome shotgun sequence DNA encoding:
- the LOC143807212 gene encoding NAD(P)H dehydrogenase [quinone] 1-like → MSGKTALIVLAHQERSSFNYAMKEATKAALEKNGWTVLVSDLYEMKFHSVLSRDDITGSPKEPNNFKYGAEMLIAWQEGRLASDIKEEQKKVEKADLVIFQFPLYWYSMPAIMKGWVERVLSMGFAYSYQTMYSGGTLKNKKALLSFTTGGPEAMSSPRGISGDINIFLWPLQNGILNFLGFKVLEPQISFAVAHIPQEARVEILKNWEKRLETIWDEKPIRYLPIQDFEDLSGGFVLKKEVEEARADEKYSPTVGQHLGKPLPPDSQVKADCVRL